Within the Natranaeroarchaeum sulfidigenes genome, the region GTAATCCAGTAGGTCAGTATGTTTTGGCACCTTGGGCGAGGAAAACTCCGAGCAGACATCGAGCTTGGCGCTCTCCAGGTCGTCTCGCTCTATCTCCCCCGCGAGGATCTGATCGACAAGCTCCGAACAGGCGTTCTCGAACGCCTCGCTTTCGGTGGCGTCCGACTCGGTACTCATTACCCGATCAAAGCGACTTGCGGCGAATAAGAGTATCGACTGGTTACAGCTCGCTCGCGATCGATGCGATGACGGCTTCGAGCACGTCGTCACGGCCGCCCGCGAGGAACTCGATGTGACCGTCACGGCCACCCACCGCGGAAACGGCGGCGTTGTTGGCTCGCTCGGCTGCCTGGTCGGCTATCTCTCGGACGTCGAGGCCAACCGAGCTACGCACATGGATCTCGTCGTCGTCGACGCCGAGCGTCACGAGCGGCGTCCCCAGCTCCTCGCTCTCGCGACGGTGGAGCGCGTCGACGAGTAGCGTCGTCGTCGGGAAGTCGTACTGGTGGGTGTAGGCGTCGGTATCGAGAACCGCGAAGTGAACGCCTTTTGCCTCCCGCGTGGTCAGGTTCCGTTCGGCGGTCTCGATCTCGGTGTCGAGTTTCGTTCGGAACTGCTCGCTGACGTGCCCGGCGAGCCCCTCGGCGCGCTCGAACAGCAGGTCCGTGATCAGTTCGCGCTTGTCGCGGTAGGTCTGGTAGAACGCCTCCAGCGCGATCGCTTCGCGGAGCTCCTGTACTGCCTCGGTGTCGTAGCCCGCTTCGTTGGCAAGCTCGACGTACTGCTCGGGAGCGGCTTCCCAGTACCCAACTGCGGGGACGTGTTCGAGATCAGCGCGAACGTCGGGGTTGACCGCCGCAGCGACGTTCGCTGCGATCGCGGGTGTCGTGACATCCTCGGCGGAGACGAAGGTATCGACGGCCGAATCGACGCCCTCGTCCGGCGCGTGGGTGTCGATTACAACGCGTTCGACGTCGTAGACATCCAGCAGTTCGTAGCCGTCTCTGGACTCTTTCGTGCTACCGACGTCCACAAGCACGACCAGGGGTAGCTGTTCGCCGTGTCGTTCACGGGCTTCCAGCATGTTCGTCACGTCGTTGGTCGCGGCCTCCATGTCGTAGATATGACCTTCGAGCGGTCGTCGATTGAAGTAGTTGTAGATCGCATCCTGTCGGTCGTGTTCCTCGCGGATCAGGGGCAGTGCAGCGCGTTCGAGTGCGGCACCGGCCGCGTAGCCGTCGGCGGTCGCGCTATGGCGAACGACGATCGGTCGACCGATCATGATGGCGCGACGGATCGCCGTCGTTGCGGCTTCGATTCCATCCTCGACTGCGGCGACGGCGTCGTGGTCGGCCAGCAGCTCGATCTCCTCGGGCCGGGCAGCCTCCGAGAGCGCGTCCCGGAGTCGCTCTTCGACGACGGCGCGCTCGCCGCCGGTCAGCTCCATCAGGGCCGCGGTCTCGACCTGCAGTTCCTCGCGTCGGAGTTCGACCTCGCCGTCGAGCCTGACGAAGTCGTCGGTCTCGATCTCGGGGTACGCTCGAACGCCCGCTTCCTCGAAGGCGGCACACTCGACGGTGCCGGTCTCGTCTCGCAGCTCGAAGATCGTCGGGCCACTGGTCTGCCGGACGCTCACGACTTCTCCTTCGATCCGGACGCGGTCGCCGACTCTGTCTCCGAGCGTGTCGATCTCGGAACGTTCGATCGTCTCCGCCGCTACATCGTCTGCTGGCTCGTCGTCGATGTCGGGCTCCGGCTCATCCGCCTCGATATCGTCGTCCGGTTCTTCCTCGTCCGATTCGCCATCTTCGAGGGACGATTCCGCGTCGTCCGCATCGGCAGACTCGTCGACGAGCGTCTCGACTGCTTCGTCGACTACCGTCGTCGCGTCCCCGGTCTGCTGTTCTCCCTGCGTCGTGCCACCGTTCGGAGCCACCGTCTCGTCCGTCGTGTCAGGTGCTGTATCGTCGTCGACCGTTGCCGACGACTTATCGGCGTTTCCCGACTCGTCCTCGTCGTACTTTTTGTCGCCGCTCGGTGCGTCAATCAGTCGGCCGCGGAAATCCCGGTCTTCCTGTCGGATCGACCAGCCCAGATCGACATCGCCGTTGTCCCGAATCGATTTGACCTTGACGTACATGTCGTCGCCAGTGTCCCAGTCGAGGCTGTCAAGTCGCTGATCGAGTTCGCTACGGTGGAGGAGGCCGGTGACGCTATCGCCGATGTTGACGAAGACGCCGAACTCGGCGAAGCCATCGACCTCACCCTTATAATACCGGTTCGGCGTGAGCTGCTCCGGGGAGTTCCCACGGAACTCGAACGCAACGTCCTCTTCGTGTGTGCTACAGACGAGCCCATCCACGGGCTTGCCACAGATGATACAGTTGCTCATTTGATCGAATTGAATAGCCCCGCCCTAAAACTGTTGTCGAAACTCTCTCGGCGCGTGGCCGGGACTGACGTCGGATCGACTACTCGAAGGCCGGACTCTCCGCTTCTAGCTGGTCGATATCCTCGGCGATGGATCGGACGTCTTCGGGGAACAGTGCCACCTGTATCTCGCTGCCCTCAGCATCCTCGAACACGAGTTTGACGCGCTTGTCGCCGAACTCCCGCGCTGTTGCTTGCTCCACGTCGAATAGCTTCGCCGTCGCGGTCTTGTTCGACGGCCCGACGTTCTTGATCGCGCCGTCTTTCAGTTCGAGCATGAAGTCGTCCAGTTGTAGTGTGAGCATGGACACAGTTTATCCGGGAGGCTCAAAAGTCCCATCCTCGCGACCGCCTTCAGCGCTGGAGCGCCGGAACGTGCCAGTACCTGCCGGTGACCGGTACGTTCTTGTTGGGTATCTATGGGACTCCGTATCAGTCAATTCAGTTACCACTAAGTGGATGAAGGGAGTACGCCCCGACGTACCATGGAACTCACCTGGCACGGTCACTCGACCTGGCGCATCGTCGTCGGAGACACCGACCTGCTGATCGACCCGTTCTTCGATAACCCGAAGACAGATCTCGACCCTACGGACATAGACTCCCCCGATTACGTGCTTCTCACCCACGGTCACGACGACCACGTCGCCGATGTTGGGGCCTTCGAGGACGCGACAGTCGTGGGCAACCCGGAAGTGACCGGACACGTGGTCAGCGAGCACGGTGTCGACGAGGACGCAGTGATCGGAATGAACCTCGGCGGAACGGTCGAACTTGGCGACGCCTACGTGACGATGCACCGGGCCGACCACTCGAACGGCGTGGGCTCGGGCTTCGAGGCACCCAGTGCCGGAATGCCGGCGGGCTACGTCATCAGCGACACGAAGCCGACGCAGGTCGCTGACGAGGAGAGTACGACGTTCTACCACGCAGGCGATACCGGGCTGATGACCGAGATGCGCGACGTGATCGCGCCGTATCTCGAACCCGACGCCGCGGCCGTTCCGGTCGGCGATCACTTCACGATGGGGCCGATGCAGGCGGCAATCGCAGTCGACTGGCTCGATGTCGACCACGCGTTCCCGATGCATTACGACTCGTTCCCGCCGATCGAGATCGACACGGACGACTTCGTCCGCGAGGTGAAAGCGACGGGAAGCGACGCTGACGTCCACGTGCTGGACGGCGACGAGAGCTTCGAGCTATCGTCGTAGCTTTCACCATCCGCTTTCCGATTGAACAACCCTTACAACGACGGGCGTTGAAACAGTGGCTGCTATGGCCAAAGAAGTACACAGCACCTCCACGGAGGGCTTTTCGACGCAGAACAAGATTCGAGAGTTCGAGACGACCATCGACGCCACCGGCGAGGACGCGCCTGACACGCTCGAAACACTGCTCGCCACGTATAGCGCGTGTTTCGTCCCGGCGCTCCGCGTCGGCTCCGAACAACGTGGCGGCGGCGACCTCGGCGAGGTCGAGATCGCGGTTACGGGCGAACTGAACGACGACGACAAGCTCGAATCGATCTCGTTCGACGTCACGACCGAGGCCGACCTCGACGACGAGACGGCAGCAAAGGTCAACGAGCGCGCTCAGGAACTCTGCAAGGTCCACGACGCGCTCAAAGAGAGTCTGCACGCCGACGTGACGATCAACGACTGATCGGGCGGCTCCGTTTTCCACAGATCTAATACGGCTGTTAGCCGTACGACCGATATGGGCAACAGTGACTGGACCGACAGGATCGTCGGCGCACGTATGAAAGTAGATCAAGAGTTTTCGGAACAGGTACAGGCATCCGAGTTTTCCAGCCAGGAGTGGGGGATGATCATGACCGCGGTGGAGCTGGAGATCGAGAACCCCGAGACGCCGGAGGAGGCCCGGGTCGTCGCAAACACGGAGAGCGTCCCGCAGGTGATGCCCGCACTGGACGACGTGCGCGATCAGATGGGCGCGATGGGCGGAGCCCCGGGAGGGTCGTCGGGAGGCAGTGGGGGTGGCGGCATCATCGACAGCATACTGGGTGTGTTCGGGATGGGTGGTGACGGCGGTGGGGACGCCAAGCGGATCGAAGCAGCCGAGACTCTCGCTCAGGAGTACGCAGAGCGACTACAGTCCCATCTCGAATCACAGGGACAGTGGGAGACGGCATGCAATGCGGCAGCGAGAGCGTCTGAATAGCCCGAAAACTGTAGTTCCCACTCTTTGAAAACCGACCCCGTCATTTGAAGGGTTTTGCCTGAGAACCCAGAACTGGAGGCAACAATAATGGCAACGCAACCATCGGAACGGACGCTCGAAACCGAGATGTTCGGTCGAACGGTAAGTTACGAATACTCGGAGACGTGGGTCGGCTACTCGATGCTCTCCCTGCGTCTCGTGATGGCGTGGATATTCTTTCAGGCAGGGATCGAAAAGTGGGCCGAAGGTGGCTTCGGCGATCCGCTCGCGTGGAGTTCGGCAGGATTTCTCGAAAACGCAATCGATCCGGCGAACCCGCTCAGCGGAATGTTCGCCGCATTCGCCGACCTCGCCTGGCTGTTCGACCCGCTCGTGATCTTCGGACAGGTACTCATCGGACTTGCACTCCTGTTCGGCGTCTTCGTCCGCTTTGCGGCTATGATGGGTGCGATCCAGATGCTCATGTTCTGGACCGCCGCGTGGGAGGGTGGACTCATGGCCGGGTTCCCGGTCGAGAACGGCTACTTCATCGACAGCTCCTTTGTCTACATGCTCTTGCTGTTCGGTCTCGGCGCGTTCGGCGCTGGCCGGATCCTCGGCCTCGATTCCAAACTCGAACAGACCGAGATCGTCCAGCAGAATCCGTGGCTGCGCTACCTGCTGGGCTAAGCTGACCGGGTGGGAACTACTACTCAGTTTTGAATAACGTCAGTTCTTCAGCCTGATAGATGTTGATCAGTTCGTTGATTAGCTCGTCGTAGGACTCGTCCTCGACCTGCAGGTTGTCGAGTCGTTCGATCGTCTCCTCGTCGAGATCTATTTCTGGCATATACGTTGGATTTCGCGCGGGGGTCGCTTAATCGTCGGGGCTCACCATTGACAGACCCCCGGAAAATACAGTCAAAAGGAGTAACCGGACACTCAGAGCCGCTCGATGATCGCCGCGGTGACGTCCTCGGTGGACGCATCGCCGCCGAGATCCGGTGTGCGTGGCCCCGCATCGAGGACAGCTTCGGTCGCATCGCGGACCCGGTCACCGTCCTCGCCGTATCCGAGATGGTCGAGCATCATCGCGGCCGACAGAATCATTGCGGTAGGATTGGCGACGCCCTCACCGGCGATGTCGGGCGCAGAGCCGTGGACCGGTTCGAACAGCGCGTTCTCCGACCCGACGTTCGCGCTCGGGAGGAGTCCGAGACCGCCGACGAGTCCGGCCGCCAGATCCGACAGCATATCGCCCGCGAGGTTCGGACAGATGACGACGCCGTAGTCCTCGGGATGGGTGATCAGATGCATCGCCAGCGCGTCCATCAGGGCGGTGTCGTATTCCGCGCCGCGTTCCTCGGCGACGGCCTCGGCGGTCTCCAGAAAGAGCCCGTCCGTCTCGCGCATGACGTTTGCCTTGTGGGCGATCGTCACGTCGTCGTAGCCGTTCGTCTCGGCGTACTCGAAGCCGAACTCGGCGATATCCCGTGAGGCGTCCTCGGTGATGACGCGAGTCAGCGTCGTCACG harbors:
- a CDS encoding DoxX family protein; the protein is MATQPSERTLETEMFGRTVSYEYSETWVGYSMLSLRLVMAWIFFQAGIEKWAEGGFGDPLAWSSAGFLENAIDPANPLSGMFAAFADLAWLFDPLVIFGQVLIGLALLFGVFVRFAAMMGAIQMLMFWTAAWEGGLMAGFPVENGYFIDSSFVYMLLLFGLGAFGAGRILGLDSKLEQTEIVQQNPWLRYLLG
- a CDS encoding metal-dependent hydrolase gives rise to the protein MELTWHGHSTWRIVVGDTDLLIDPFFDNPKTDLDPTDIDSPDYVLLTHGHDDHVADVGAFEDATVVGNPEVTGHVVSEHGVDEDAVIGMNLGGTVELGDAYVTMHRADHSNGVGSGFEAPSAGMPAGYVISDTKPTQVADEESTTFYHAGDTGLMTEMRDVIAPYLEPDAAAVPVGDHFTMGPMQAAIAVDWLDVDHAFPMHYDSFPPIEIDTDDFVREVKATGSDADVHVLDGDESFELSS
- a CDS encoding DUF5799 family protein, with product MGNSDWTDRIVGARMKVDQEFSEQVQASEFSSQEWGMIMTAVELEIENPETPEEARVVANTESVPQVMPALDDVRDQMGAMGGAPGGSSGGSGGGGIIDSILGVFGMGGDGGGDAKRIEAAETLAQEYAERLQSHLESQGQWETACNAAARASE
- a CDS encoding DHH family phosphoesterase — encoded protein: MSNCIICGKPVDGLVCSTHEEDVAFEFRGNSPEQLTPNRYYKGEVDGFAEFGVFVNIGDSVTGLLHRSELDQRLDSLDWDTGDDMYVKVKSIRDNGDVDLGWSIRQEDRDFRGRLIDAPSGDKKYDEDESGNADKSSATVDDDTAPDTTDETVAPNGGTTQGEQQTGDATTVVDEAVETLVDESADADDAESSLEDGESDEEEPDDDIEADEPEPDIDDEPADDVAAETIERSEIDTLGDRVGDRVRIEGEVVSVRQTSGPTIFELRDETGTVECAAFEEAGVRAYPEIETDDFVRLDGEVELRREELQVETAALMELTGGERAVVEERLRDALSEAARPEEIELLADHDAVAAVEDGIEAATTAIRRAIMIGRPIVVRHSATADGYAAGAALERAALPLIREEHDRQDAIYNYFNRRPLEGHIYDMEAATNDVTNMLEARERHGEQLPLVVLVDVGSTKESRDGYELLDVYDVERVVIDTHAPDEGVDSAVDTFVSAEDVTTPAIAANVAAAVNPDVRADLEHVPAVGYWEAAPEQYVELANEAGYDTEAVQELREAIALEAFYQTYRDKRELITDLLFERAEGLAGHVSEQFRTKLDTEIETAERNLTTREAKGVHFAVLDTDAYTHQYDFPTTTLLVDALHRRESEELGTPLVTLGVDDDEIHVRSSVGLDVREIADQAAERANNAAVSAVGGRDGHIEFLAGGRDDVLEAVIASIASEL
- a CDS encoding DUF7557 family protein, whose translation is MPEIDLDEETIERLDNLQVEDESYDELINELINIYQAEELTLFKTE
- a CDS encoding OsmC family protein, which gives rise to MAKEVHSTSTEGFSTQNKIREFETTIDATGEDAPDTLETLLATYSACFVPALRVGSEQRGGGDLGEVEIAVTGELNDDDKLESISFDVTTEADLDDETAAKVNERAQELCKVHDALKESLHADVTIND
- a CDS encoding isocitrate/isopropylmalate dehydrogenase family protein, with amino-acid sequence MTHRIAVIPGDGIGQEVTPAAVEVLDALDIEFDFVEGDAGDATKAETGEALPQDTRELARGADATLFGAAGETAADVILPLREVVGSFANVRPAVSYPGLDAVQPDTDLVFIRENTEGVYSGIESEIADGVTTLTRVITEDASRDIAEFGFEYAETNGYDDVTIAHKANVMRETDGLFLETAEAVAEERGAEYDTALMDALAMHLITHPEDYGVVICPNLAGDMLSDLAAGLVGGLGLLPSANVGSENALFEPVHGSAPDIAGEGVANPTAMILSAAMMLDHLGYGEDGDRVRDATEAVLDAGPRTPDLGGDASTEDVTAAIIERL